A section of the Pediococcus inopinatus genome encodes:
- the merR gene encoding Hg(II)-responsive transcriptional regulator — protein MIYRISEFAEKCGVNKETIRYYERKNLLQEPHRTEAGYRIYSYDDVKRVGFIKRIQELGFSLNEIYKLLGVVDKDEVRCQDMFEFVSKKQMEVQKQIEDLKRIETMLDDLKQRCPDEKQLHSCPIIETLT, from the coding sequence ATGATTTACCGCATTAGTGAGTTTGCAGAAAAATGTGGCGTTAATAAAGAAACGATTAGATATTACGAGCGAAAAAATTTACTACAAGAACCTCACCGAACGGAAGCTGGTTATCGGATATATTCATATGATGACGTTAAGCGTGTTGGGTTTATTAAACGAATACAGGAACTTGGATTTTCTTTAAACGAGATTTATAAATTACTTGGTGTTGTAGATAAAGATGAAGTTCGTTGTCAAGATATGTTCGAATTTGTTTCTAAAAAACAAATGGAAGTTCAAAAACAAATAGAGGATTTAAAACGAATTGAAACTATGTTAGACGACTTAAAACAACGATGTCCAGATGAAAAGCAATTACATTCGTGTCCAATAATAGAAACATTAACATGA